The Balaenoptera acutorostrata chromosome 11, mBalAcu1.1, whole genome shotgun sequence genome segment TGTTGCTGGGAAGGAAGtgtgaggggtgggcagggaccAAGCCACCTGGTGAGAGATCTTGAGCTGAGCCAGGGGGCTACACCGGGGGGCCTCGAAGGCCCTTCTGCTGCACGGGGGTTGGCCAGTCAGATGAGAAGGAGCCCGCTGGCTGCAGGGCTGCTGGTGCCTCTCCGTTGATCTTATCCCCTGACCCCGCCTTGACCCTCCCCTTGGCCTCACTCCTGCGCTGGACGCGTCTCCTGTTCCCCTGCCCTAGGTCCCTGATCTGCCTTCTGCATCCTCTCCTTCGTGGCGTCCTCCACCGTGCTCCTCGTCCTCCTCTCCACGGCCTGTCTCCCTGGCTCCCGACACTTCCGTGTGCTTCTAGCACCCTGCAGGCAGCAGCTTGCATTTGCTGACCCCGCGGAAGTCCTCTGACCAGGAGACCAATTACAACGTAGTGCTGTATTTGCAGCATTTACAACATACTTCTACTGTGCCCTAGGTTGCTGCTGTAAATTTTGGATCTTTGTGGGTGATGTCAAGCTGTGTCATGATTCAGGATGAGCTGGCCCAGCTTCCTAAGACATTTGCACTATATTTTGTGCACCTCTCATAGGTTTTGTTACAGCTTATCATGCTGTGCTCGCTCACTAAGATGCCGCTACACGCTGTTGAATGCGTAAGGGGTTCTATCTCATTCTTGCCGAGAATTTCTCCTGAGATCCCTCTGGAGAAAGTTTTATTGTTGCTTTGTCATGAAATTGTGATCTGTGACACACAAACAGAAAAGCGCATAAGGCTAATAAATAACTGTAAAGCCAAGACCCAGAACACGCACACTGCCAGCTCCTCAAGCCCCCAGCATCCCGTCCCGATCTCCCCTCCCACAGCTCCCCACACGGTCCTGGATTTGGTGGTAATCACTTTCTTGCCTTTCTTTGTGGTGTGACCAGCAGTGTGTGTGCGCATCCCTGAACAGCATGATTTAGCCGTGATTGATTTTGATTACAAATGGAATATTCACTGCGGATTCTTATGTCCCTGAGGTTCCCTCCCCGTTGCTGCCTGTGACTGTGGTTCTTTCACTTTCGTTGCTGTTTAGAATTCCACcatctgtttatccatcctgttgATTTGAGTGGTTTTTCTCTGGACATTGTTTTCACAGCCTTGGTCATCTATAATTTCCTGAGCCTGTGCTATGAATACCTTGGGGGGGAAAGTTCCATCATGTCAGAGATCAGAGGGAAGCCCATCGAGTGAGTATGAAGTCCCCCCAGAGCCCCCCACACCACCCTGTTTCCTGGGCCTGACGTTCTCCGAGCTCTCCTGGCGTCAGCCGGTCACACAGACCATCTCTGCCCGTGACCTTgacctctctgcctctcccacaCTTCCTGAGCGAGGCCATTCATTGGAACTCTTGGGAGGGCCTGTTtggctctttctccttctctctcttcctgtcctTTCCTGTTTGCCTGTTTCTCCCTCTTGTAGTTTTTACATTCAGTGCCTTTTAAGTTGGTTTGTTATCCCAAGGGCAGTGTCGCCCCGCTCCTGCATACCCTACCGCATATGCAAATACTCTCCTGCGTCTCTCCCTGTGCTTGGCCTTGTGCTTAAAGACTGCCCAGGATCCAAGCCCCGTCCTCACCCTACCCCGCCCTACCCCAGCTTGTCTGGATCTGCAGGAGGGTGAGGGCAGCCTCCCCCAGCCCTACCTTCCTGAGTCTGGCTCTTTGCTCACCAGCCCCTTCTCTGCTTGTCTCTTCCAGGTCCAGCTGTATGTATGGCACGTGCTGCCTCTGGGGAAAGACTTACTCCATCGGATTTCTGCGGTTCTGCAAGCAGGTGGGTACCCCTAGCAAACTGCCCTGGTCAAGAGTTGCAGGCCAGGCACCAGGAGCCTGGGTCTGTGCCCTGGAGTAGCAGCTGCAGGGGCCGTGCTGCCCCTGGTTGACATAGTGACAAAGAGCATAGGGCCCATCTGCAGGGTTCCCATTTCCTGTGAGGCACCCCAGCCCCAGCACCCACTCCCTGAGCTGTTAGGGATGCACCTGCATTGGTGGGGTGTGCTCAGAGGGGCAGCAACAGGTGTCCCAGGAGTGCCTGATGCAGCCCTGGGCAGGAAGTAGTCCCAGACTCTTGCTCACTTTGACCAAGTTGTGGTGTGTGTGAGTCTGAGGAAGTGCATGGCGATTCTAGAATCTCAGTTTGAAAACTTCTGATCAGCTGCGGCTAGAGGCCAGGAGGGTTTCTGCATTAAAGAACATGACAAAACAGCTCTGAGCAGCCTCTGGTCCTTTCCCCCATTTCTCACTTGGCAGGCAGTCTAGCAGCTTCCAGTTTCCAGAGCTGCGCCCCCAGTGGCCTCGAGTGGCCTGGGTGGAGGCAGCGTGGTGTTGTGCGTAAGTGCATGGGGTCTGGGTGTCTGACCATCTGAGTTTGAATTCCAGCCTCTCCtatgactgtgtgaccttggataaagtacgaaacctctctgagccttggtttcctcttctgtgagatGAGCTTAATGATACTTACCTCAAGGGATGGTTTGAGGAACAGGTGAGGGAAAGCCCTTAACACAGCCCTGGCTCAGAGCCCGCTGTCCCTTGCTCGGGAGGGAGTCAGGCGCCACGCCCAGCTGGCATGACCTCGATTTAGTCTCCTCTGGGGCTCCACAGGGCCTGTCAGCCCGTCCAGCATCGTGCAGCGTCATCACGAGGGGAAATGAAACCCATGGCCCATGACCATGACCTGCGGGAGGACTGGCCTTTCTGCTCCCTTTTGGGCGGGGCCATGCCCGCAGTGCAGACGCACCCACAAAGCACTGCCTGGATGGCCCAGTCTCCAGTTCTGCTTCCAGATCCTCCTTCCCTAGGGTGTTTCTAAATTCAAAACCTCCCCACAGGACCTGCAGGGAAGGAGTTCAAACTGTCCTGGGTTCAGGGTGGGGCCTGTCAGAGCCATTGTTTACCAGTGCCGGCCCAGCTGTGACTCACTGCCTTCTTTGATGATGATGTTGTGTATGAAGTTTTGACCCCAGATCACTAGCTGGGTTGCCTTGTTGCAAATTATTCCCCAGCCCTGTGGGCTTTGATGTTCCACTGCTGCTCCTGGAAGTGGCAGGGTCAGGtagtaaaaggaaagaactgAAGAAGCCTCCTCCCTGCTTTCCCACGTGAGAGACGACACCGCAGCTTTGTCGTCAGTGCCGGCTCCCGGGTCTGAGTCTCCTGGAGAGTTTGCCCCTTCTGCCACTTcagctgctctgtgcctcagtttcctcatctgtacccTGAGGATGATGACAGTACTCACGTCACGGGGCTGTTGTGAGCACCGAGTGAGCTGACCCGGGGCAGCACCAGCCTATCGGCAGGCTCGCAGGGCTCGCTTGGGACACGCTGCTgaccctccctttccccagagCGTGCCGGTCCCACGTCCTctaggggctggggggcaggggagttTTGTGGGGTTTGCTGACAGCAGCATCGCCCCTCTAGCCCCCGTCACACGCACCTCTCCTCCTGGCAGCCACACGGCTCAGGCCGCCCCGGGCTCCCCTGCAAACTTCACTAGAGCCTCGTTCGGGACGGAAACCTTGGGTTCCACAGGTTACTTTCTGTGCTCCGGGGTCCTTGTCCCATTTGCAGCCACACTAGCTTAGCCTTGTTAATGACTCCCATCTCCACAGAAGGGGCCTTGTGGCTTAGATTTATTTGCTTTCAAGAGAATGGTGCTTCTAGTGATTTTTTGGGCACCGAGGGTACCTCTGGCGTTTACTGGTGCCTCTGTAGGGACTTGTGGAAACCTGGCTGAGGGATTCTCTCCGAGGCAGAGGCCTCTGCTGAGTGCTCAGAAGTGGGAGACCTCCAAGGACACCCCGTGCAGTCTCGCTCCCCAGTCCCCGCACAGCGACCGCGCAACACGGGGCTGGTTACAGCCATCTACCGCGAGCAGCCACTCGGAGCCTGAGTGACCGCCCACTCGGGCTTCTGCAGCGGTAGTTGGCAAGGCCAGAATTCAGACACGTGTCGGGACTCCGGACCTCGGGCTTCAGGCTGCTTCCTATTTTGTGCTTTTGTGGGGTCATCTCCATCCCCAGTAAGACCCCAGCTTGACATAAACCCTGGACCCAGGCCTAGAGCATGGGGCAGGGAGGCAGACGCGGGGTAGACAAGGAGACCCTCACCTGCCTCTGCTCTCTGGGGCCACTTCCCTGCTGCCGCCCCTCACCAGCACTTAACCCCTTGCACTTGTCTGCTCTCTGCCCCTGGGCCGAGCTCATGCCCCTGGCGTGAGCTGCTCCCTCTGTCCGTCCCCCTGTCCCTGGCACGTTCGTGGGGGCCCCTCCTCTGGTGGAATCTCTGTCTCCTGCGTCTCCGCCATTCTTCCTTCACACCCTCCTGTCTTCTCACGCAGCTGCATCGCCCTGTTACTGTCTCGTGTATTCTGCCTTCCCCTCCTGACAGCAGTTCCCCCAGGGGCAGGAGGTTGGGCCGCCCCCATCCCCTGGCATCCAGCCCAGGCCCAGCTGGCCAGAGGAGGTGCTTCTTCCGTGGTTTCTGTGCTTATCCTTGACTCTTGACCTTCTCTCTGCAACAGGCCACCCTGCAGTTCTGCGTGGTGAAGCCGCTCATGGCTGTCAGCACCGTGGTCCTCCAGGCCTTCGGCAAGTACCGAGACGGTGACTTTGAGTAAGCAGCGGGTCCCCGCACGGCACGTGTTGGGAGGAGTGGGCGGCCCTGCCCCGAGGCTCATGCCCTGGCCGAGGGAAGGGGGTGGCCTCAGATTGCCCCACCCCCGTGTCCATCCTCTGAGTGGAGGCCAAGCCTGACCCCGGCTTTCCTCCCGCCTGCTGCACCCCTGAATTGCGAGGCCGGAGCCTGGCAGTGGTGCCGTTGCACTTGGCCCCGCCTCTGGCACCAGAGTGAGCGCTCAGCATCTGTCACCTTCAGGCTGCAGAGTGGTGCTGGGTGGGGGCCGGGGGGAGCAAGAAGGGACAGTGACCATCCCAGGGCAGGGGGCGAGAGGGCCAGAGCCCTGAGGGTCCCGTCTCGAGTCTCCTCTCCTGTGTGAATTGACGCACACACGAGACTTCGGGGGGTTAGTGAAAGTGACCACGTGTCCCACGTGGCCCTGAGCTTGCACGCACTTCAGACACACTCCCTGTGCCCTACACGACAGCCCCCAAGGGCCGGTGAGCAAACAGAGGCTCACAGGGGACGTCACTTGGCTCAAGCGCAAAGAGCAAAGCTGAGCTTCGTGTCCCTCTGACCATCAGTCTGAGGCCCCGCCCCCGAGGACACCTGGAGTCCTCCACCAGGAGCGTGGGCACCGGAGCTGCAGGTGGCAGGGCTGGCCTGTCCTGCAGGTGCTCACCCTCACACTCCGCCCAGTGTTTGGGCCGCTTTGATCACCCGTCCCCTCCCTTTGATGGCTCGGGGAGCATTTCTGAGAGCTGTGCAGAGTGGCATGTGGGCAGGGCAAAGGGGGGAAGGAGGCCCCTTGTCCCACAGAAGGGTCAGTTCAAGCCAGAGGATGCTCCCCGTTCCCGCAGCGTCACCAGTGGCTACCTCTACGTGACCATCATCTACAACATCTCCGTCAGCCTGGCCCTCTACGCCCTCTTCCTCTTCTACTTTGCCACCCGGGAGCTGCTCAGCCCTTACAGCCCCGTCCTCAAGTTCTTCATGGTCAAGTCTGtcatcttcctctccttctggcaAGGTGAGCCTCCTTCCAGCCCCTGTGAGGCTGGCCTGTGCCTCCCTGTCCCCTAAGCCttgtcctcttcctcctgctcacCGTCCGCAGTGCCCCGAGGGCCCAGGCCATGGGGCTGTCCCTAGGCGATCCTGGCCTGGAGCTCAAAGGGACCTCTGTCCACTGAGCACCTGTGGGGTGTGACGTCTGGGCCCTCAGGGGCCTTTCACAGGAGCCATGACCTTGGGTGGGACTGCTTCCTGGACAGGGGGATCCAACCCAGGCGGTGTCCAGCCAGGACCTGGGGAGCGTGATTTCCCTGAGGCCTTGTCTTGTGTCAGCATCCCTGCCCAACAGGAGTAACCGTGGACTGTGCTTCCAACCTCTCTGGAGAGTGTGGCATTTGGGGGGCTGTaaggaggaagagagatggggaaggGAGTCCAGTCTGGGGCCAGACGCCCACACCTCCCCTtccacacctccccttccagGCATGCTCCTGGCCATCCTGGAGAAGTGCGGGGCCATCCCCAAGATCCACTCAGCCCGCGTGTCGGTGGGTGAGGGCACCGTGGCTGCTGGCTACCAGGACTTCATCATCTGTGTGGAGATGTTCTTTGCAGCTCTGGCCCTGCGGCACGCCTTCACCTACAAGGTCTATGCTGACAAGAGGCTGGACGCACAAGGTATGAGCCAGGGTCCTGGAGTCGACCCCCCCAGTAGGAAGGCTGCTTCCCGGCCCCGccccagggcccctcctgcctcccagggtCCTTCAGGTGTTGATGGGTCGGGTCAGGGATCCCAGGTGTAGGAAAGGGGCCACAGAGGTCCAGGCTCCCCTGTCCCCTGTCACAAGGTGTTGGGGTCAGGGACTGGTCCTGGAAGCTACACCCACCTGTCTCTTGCAGCAGATCTGGAGTATGGAGATGATATAGCACAATATCCCCATGGGAAGGTCAGGACAGAGACCCTAGAATAAACAAGTTCCGAAGGGTTCCTGACATCAAACACTGTTATCCATTTTGTCCTGTAATTCCCTTGTCtctaaagctctttttttttttttttaacctgatccCTTctaagaaacagactcagatggTAATAGCTTTTAACAGCTTTCTTTTTACACCTGCTAATCTTCGCTTTGTTAGAACAGCAGTTGGCAACCCCAGTTGTATATTAAGATGCCCTGGAGAGTCTTAAAAGTCCATGCTGTCCAGGCCCCACCCTCGGAGAGTCTGCATAATTGGCCTGGGTTTGGGCCTGGCAGGATGTGCTGACAGATCCCCAGGCTAGTCTAACTTGCTGGCTGGAgaagcaggggctgggggccacCTCTGGCTGCTGCTGGCCAGAGAGGGGATGCtcaggggggaggaggaagaggaggctcGGGATGCCTGAACTGCCTCACCCCGTGTgtgggggggcggggcctggggaggaggaagCCTCCTGGTCCAACACATCCACCCAGGGGTTTGGCTGCTGCCAGCTCCCTGCCTGTGGGGCTGAAAGCAGGACCCACTTGCCCAGGCCCACCACCTGTGCCCACCTCGGGCCCCGGGGAGCGGCGTGCTGAGCAGAGTGTAGAAGCACTGGCCTGGCCTGTGCAGGGCTCCTCGGGCCCCCACCTCTCACCCTACCTGCCGTGTTCTTTCCCTGGTTGGGAAGAGGCCATAAAATACCCGAGGCTGCTGGAAGCATGTGGACTGAATCACCCTCCAGGCCTCACGACTCTTGGGCACCTGACACTTGCTGCCTGGGCACTCTAGGTACTTTTTCCGGTTTGGATTCTACACTTAGTGCTGGGCGCAGTAGTGGCCAGGGCTCACCGCTGCCTGCTGCCATCCCACCTGCTTCCCATCAGGCCCCCAGTTGGAAGGATCTGGCTGACACCCTCCCAGTGTTGAGGGCGATGTCCCTTCGACCTGGTCCTGACACCCTCTGCCCTTGGGAAAGTCACCCTTATGCCAGGAGTCTGAGGCCACGGCCAAGAACCCTTTCTACACCCTTAAGGTTTAACGTGGTTCAAGCTGGCGCTTCTGCACTAGTGGCCCTGCAGGGGCTCTCCGCGGTTGCCTGGGCTGTCTTCCCGTCCACTGCCCCCAGACACATCCAGCTCCAGCCAGAAACAGCGTGGCCAGGCCTCCAGCTCTAGCGGGGatgccagcccagcccagcccagcccagcccggccCGGGAAAGGTGCTGCGAGCCTTTGTCCACCACTGTGCTGGTCCCCAGCCAGTTGTCCCCTCACTAACCGCGGCGCCCGGCCCCTCTCAGCCCGTCAGGGTTGGGTGCAAAGCCGTGGTGTGGTCAGTACACGtcacctgccccctcctccaTGTCCCGTCTGTGGAGTGTTGTGAGGTTTGTAAAGCATgcagcacaggctcagcagttctAGCCAAGCCTGAGGAGAAGTGGGGTGGGTGGTCCCTACTTTAGTGCGGAGGTGGAACTCCGACCAGCGTTCTGGGGGTCCACTCTTTGTCCGCCACCAGAAGAAAGCGTGAGCCCCAAAGGAGGAGTCTCCTAGGTGGACACGCCCCCCAGGCCCCCGGGGGGCAGCGGGCTGCCTGGGTGCCGGCAGGGCCTGGGACGGGGCGGGCAGGGTGCGTGGTGCGGTGCCGGCCTCGGTGGTGGGCACGAGGTGTTCACTCAGCTGTCTCttgtcttctctgtttctttggctcctctccccctccccctgccccgctTTTGCCCCGGGTTTGGCCGAGGGCAGTGCCGACATACGGCCCTTACGGTAGGTTCTGCTCTCAGTCTGCACGTCTGTCCTGCACGTCAGTCCTGGTCCCTGTCACCAGCATGTGTCTCCCAAGCTCCTTCGCTGTGTCCCCGCCTCCTCCCCCCCAGGCACCCCTGGGCGGCAGAGCCCAGAGCACTCGCCTCCAAGGGCTGCCCTCCGTAGAGCTTTCCTGTTTTCGTCCTGGTCTCTCGTTGTCCTGGAACATGCCCTGCTCTGTCTGGGGGCACGGTGCTTGTTAGTGGGGAATTGGGGAGTTTAGTTCTGTTCCGTGGCAGAGAGTTTGAAGGGGAAAAGAGCATGCAAGTTTGAGTCTGAAAACCTGGGACCAGAGTCGGGCTCACCCCTTCCATCTCGGTTTGGGGGCCTGGGCCATTTCTGCCCCCCAGAGCCCTTGGGGATGATTTGTTAGGGAATTACGAGGAAGCACCTCAAGGCAGGTGGCCCCTGCCCTGTCAGAGCGAAGATGTCTGCTCCGTTGTGGGTCCAGGCCCCTGTTGGCCTGTCCTGATGGAGCGGGTCCCTGGTCCACTCCCCAGAATGAAGGGGAGCACCCGCAGGCGAGAGGGGCATGGGCCAGCGCCCATGGAGCCTGGGCCCCCTCGCCTCCACTCCCTGTCTTCAGTTGGCGCGGAGCTCGTCTTGGCCTCCCCAGGGCGCTCGGGCTCACGCCTGCAGCACGCCAATCTCCAC includes the following:
- the TMEM184B gene encoding transmembrane protein 184B isoform X1 is translated as MTVRGAALAPDPASPTTAAASPSVSVMPEGSPTAMEQPVFLMTTAAQAISGFFVWTALLITCHQIYMHLRCYSCPNEQRYIVRILFIVPIYAFDSWLSLLFFTNDQYYVYFGTVRDCYEALVIYNFLSLCYEYLGGESSIMSEIRGKPIESSCMYGTCCLWGKTYSIGFLRFCKQATLQFCVVKPLMAVSTVVLQAFGKYRDGDFDVTSGYLYVTIIYNISVSLALYALFLFYFATRELLSPYSPVLKFFMVKSVIFLSFWQGMLLAILEKCGAIPKIHSARVSVGEGTVAAGYQDFIICVEMFFAALALRHAFTYKVYADKRLDAQVPTYGPYGRCAPMKSISSSLKETMNPHDIVQDAIHNFSPAYQQYTQQSTLEPGPTWRGGAHGLSRSHSLTGARDNEKTLLLSSDDEF
- the TMEM184B gene encoding transmembrane protein 184B isoform X2, whose product is MTVRGAALAPDPASPTTAAASPSVSVMPEGSPTAMEQPVFLMTTAAQAISGFFVWTALLITCHQIYMHLRCYSCPNEQRYIVRILFIVPIYAFDSWLSLLFFTNDQYYVYFGTVRDCYEALVIYNFLSLCYEYLGGESSIMSEIRGKPIESSCMYGTCCLWGKTYSIGFLRFCKQATLQFCVVKPLMAVSTVVLQAFGKYRDGDFDVTSGYLYVTIIYNISVSLALYALFLFYFATRELLSPYSPVLKFFMVKSVIFLSFWQGMLLAILEKCGAIPKIHSARVSVGEGTVAAGYQDFIICVEMFFAALALRHAFTYKVYADKRLDAQGRCAPMKSISSSLKETMNPHDIVQDAIHNFSPAYQQYTQQSTLEPGPTWRGGAHGLSRSHSLTGARDNEKTLLLSSDDEF
- the TMEM184B gene encoding transmembrane protein 184B isoform X3, producing MTVRGAALAPDPASPTTAAASPSVSVMPEGSPTAMEQPVFLMTTAAQAISGFFVWTALLITCHQIYMHLRCYSCPNEQRYIVRILFIVPIYAFDSWLSLLFFTNDQYYVYFGTVRDCYEALVIYNFLSLCYEYLGGESSIMSEIRGKPIESSCMYGTCCLWGKTYSIGFLRFCKQATLQFCVVKPLMAVSTVVLQAFGKYRDGDFDVTSGYLYVTIIYNISVSLALYALFLFYFATRELLSPYSPVLKFFMVKSVIFLSFWQGMLLAILEKCGAIPKIHSARVSVGEGTVAAGYQDFIICVEMFFAALALRHAFTYKVYADKRLDAQEAIKYPRLLEACGLNHPPGLTTLGHLTLAAWAL